The Arachis ipaensis cultivar K30076 chromosome B03, Araip1.1, whole genome shotgun sequence region GCAGATTTTGCAAAAGCACCAATTACCTTCGTATTCACCGTTGAAATTTTGTTGAACCGAGCCTCCGAATTCACCCACAGTAGAGCGTTGATCCCATTATTCAAAGTAATAGCAGAGAAAGAAAGAACCCAACAATGGAGAAAGAAGAATGGAAAATACCAAATTTAAGAGGAACAAGAACCGCTTACTGAGAAATCACAACCTGGGTAGGAAGTGTCGAGAAGAGAGTTTCGCATTCTTATATAGGTTGTCAATGGCGGTGTTTTATGCTTAGTGTACCCTATGTATGTGTGTAGacatttaataattataattataattttttaattctgtgtaatcttttttttttcttttgtcggTCAATGACTAATTGAGTTTCTCATTTATGTAATTAGCACCGGAAggtctctctctctttatttattttttttcttttggagtTATTCActatcaaaattcaaaaataattaatttacaaAGTAATATTGATAAAgtggtaaaataaagaattaATCACTTTTAGTTTTATATTAAGATGGAGTATATATTTtatgaaaattataaaattaataatgattaattttttatttattattttattaaatttttctattttttattttagaagattCAAAGTGACATGTATTTTTAAAAGGTTTATTTCTGATTTCTTGAAATTcttctcttgaaaaaaaaaagagtgaaaaTTAGTTTGAATAGTATTTTTTAGGACATTGTCTTTAAATATCCCTAAAGTTAAATCAAACAACATTGAAAATACTCTAAACATTTAGACCGTGTATATCCTAatcaactaatatatataaagaaTTTCTTTCGTTTGAATGCCAAATGACAATGATAATCACCGAAAAAACTAGCCTCTTTAATTTTCACGTTTTGCAAGTACTAGTAATATTAGATAGGGTATTTTTACAATATGTGATCTTCTATATAGATGAGATAAGATTCTAGCTGGTATTGATATAATCAGTAAATGATCAAAAGACTCAGCATGTGAAAAGCGAAAATTCTTAATAAAACTGAAAACCTATTTCTTATTAAATCTGTCTTTAATAGTTTCTTtgtatattattttagtttgtaTAAGATGTCTAAAAATTTGTttggatattatttttgaaaaaaaaaatttttatgatatttttttaaatttttttataaaaataaaaataattttatgtaaaaaaatctttttatttattaattaagtttgggtaaaataagataaaaatattttttatttatttatttattatttgaaaaatattttttaagaaaaaaaaatcttttaaaaaaaagatataagaAAGGAAATGAAGCGGTGGTGGTGTTGGAGTTAGTGATAATCGACAGAGAAGGGAGGGTGAGGGGATGGAGGTCGTGAAAGGGATTGTGACGGCAGAGAAGGTTGGAGGGTAGAGGAAGAGGAAGGGGTTAAATTGATAGGGTTAGGGGTTGGATATAGAGATAAAAGAAGATGAAAGGTTAGGGGTATTTTACGGAATTATGAACAAAAAgttaataattagttatttttgtcagacaaaacttattttatatggatataattttagtttcaatttttcaTAGTCAGTTTTATCAGTATCCAAATCATTCATGGTTAAAAATGGTTATTTATTCTTTTTCtaaagaaaaaagatcttttaagtAAATTGTAAATTGTAGTTtttcaaaaaagatgtttttttatttttctagtatttttatttttactattagaaatttgtcaaatataataaaaaataaaaaaaaagatattttttattgaaaaaagatctttttttatagATTTAATGACGCCCAAATAAGCACTAAATCTATGGAAGAGAAGCTAATTTCACTGCAAGTGAGACTTTTGTAGaataagaatgatggaaaaaatGGAATACCTTTAATAAAATGAGAACTAGAGTGATGAGACCCGCATAATGTGCGGAGAGATAGATTAtttatactatatagtatattttaataaatattatattaaaaatattttagagaacatattataaataaattttaaatttatttatttttaaaaaagacataGGCTATTTATATTAGAGTTATACAAAActgcattttcatttttttttttttttgatttgcATTAATGGCTACActttatcttttcttgtgatttttttgtttgcaaataattaaaaaaaataaatgaatgagaataaaaaacatataaaaatgttatattaaatttaaggaatttttgacaattagtatgagagattaagaaatgaagagtagtaagagtcttaatatgtataagttgtagaatttgaatatttgtaactgaaATTTTTTACCATTAGTATAAGTCTGTAAGAGATTAAGAAATGAAAGAGTAGTAAGAGTCTTAATATATATAAGttgtagaatttgaatatttgtaactaaaatttttttataataattattattatgacacttttaatgtatatttattacatttaattagtacttgatgtttcaattgaataataatatataagagttttttgttttatttttttttaaatattttactaaGTAGTGATTGGTTGATTTTCATCATTTGCCAAGTTATTAGAATTGCTGATGTGACATTATTAGCAAAGAAAAGATGGCTTAAACTCATTGTGGAGAGAGTTGGTATcagtttttatatattataaatagataaatagatagatagatagattggTGCAGACTCTGAAAAATCTAGGTGGATTGGAGATGGAGTGATTTGAAATATAGCTCTCTTGTTTAAACGGTGGTGGCGGTTTTCAAAAAAAGACTATCTAAAAAGATTGTGTATTCatgtaataatttaaaattttcaaaaatactttcTAGGCCGCCCATACCTAAAGAGAAGTCCTTAAAAAGATATTTGTTAGTTATAAATTAAAGAAGAGAGAAATTTATTCGAGGCTTGTTTATACACCTAAGGAATGGAAGAAAGTTTTGGGAGGACATTTGATTATAAAGCGGTGCACTGTAACATACTTTTTCAAGATTTTTCTCCGTCTCAAACTAAAGAGATTCTTTTATCGGAGATTGTGGGTTTtgtgataaattaaaatggaTATGAATTTTTCACAGAAGGAGAGAGTTGTTTTAATAGGAGATGGGCTACTTAACTAACTGCATGGAAGCTTATAGTCGGTCACCTTAACATCTGCGATAGAGGATTAAGTTGtatcgaaattttataaaaaaaaaaaaaaattaattattctacTAACTCTTTGGTATAGGTTATGCAGGCAGAAATACTTCCAAAAGATATAACAAGTTATAGTTTCACTAGCTTGGCTTGTCTTAGTTGGGCGAGTTAATACTAAAGAAAGATTGTGTCGTTAGGTGTCATTGGTCTGAATGATATTGTTTGTGTATTAtgtaaaaaggaaattgaaaatatattttatttggttGTGAGTATACTTGGCAAgtgtggtgtgcttggttgtTTGCCGTGGATAGACTAGAAGGAAAGAAGAGCGGAACCGGGGTTGATTAGTTTTTTTACTGTTATTTAGAATATCTGgcgtaaaaaaaaaagatagaattttcaaaaacaagcaCTCCGGTGTACAGGAAATTATCTATAGAACGGTTAAAAACTACCGAGAGTGGGAAGGTGTTGACTTCTTAATTATTGATGGCAATACCTGAGATGACTATGGGTTAAGTTTtacattttgtttattttgttatttctttGTTTGTTCTTTTGCTCCATCACTTTGTGTTTAATTCTttgcttaaaaaaaaaatccaaatttgtctctgaaatattatttattttttaaattgatctttaaaagatttttttaatcaaattcgtccttcaaaaattttaagttagtcATATTAGTCATCCCGTCACTTCTATTGCTGATAGAGTCAAAATTTACTTATCTGGCACATCAAATGACACCATGCTCACCATAACACACAGACACAGTAGTCCTACTTAGCAACCAACATGATAAGTTTATGCAATTAGATTAAATCAACCTCAAATCGAGAAAACCTTGAGGCATTGAAATCTCTCAATTTAGGGTTGATTTGATTTAAATTCATAAACTTATTATGTTAGCAGCCAATTAAAACGGCCCGGTATGTATTGTGGTATTACTTAATATGTTGTATCACTTAATATGTGATATCAACAAACTCTAATATCATGAGCAATAGAAGTAATGAAAGCACTAATTTGACCAACTTAATATCATTCAAAGACAAATTTAACTAACAAAAAACTTTGGAGACCTATTTAGAGAATGGGTGATTTTTTAGATACGAATTTAATCATTTACTCAATAAATATTCCCTAAaagttaaattaatttatatattttcccGTATGAATTTTATGGACTGCCATTGATTTTCAGTACCTGGAAACTTTTATCTATGTCTTTTAATCTGCAGATTTTTGCTTCCAAAATCCTGTATATGATCATACATAAGCAAATCAATAATACTAGTTGCATTCATAAAATATTTGGTGTCACAGCGTAGAGTGTGAAACTAAGAAAAAAGAAGCATTAActagttttttaattttgatggCTAAGTATTCAAGTTTGGATATGTCAAGGCTTTAATTTTCTACACTGCTTTTACAATTTGTGGCTGTGTCGAAATATTTTGGCCATATCCTGTATGCAAGTTAGGTTCTAGCAAATGAATTTGCAGCTTCTGTGTATGGTAAATTCTACCACAAATTTTGGATAGTCTTACTGGATTTTATAGCCTCTATAATCTTTACTCTTCTATCATATTGCCTTAGGGGCATAGAATAAACAAGAGAAACCGAAATAACAGAAACACAATGAGCTTAAATAATAGTTTAGATTTTCATTAACAATAAGTAATGAAACTAATAAACACATTCCACTTTTGCATGAAAGCAAAGGGAGAAAAAAATCTACCAAAGCACTATTGTACACTACACAATTGGTTTCAACAAAAATGTTATGTCAGTCTCTTTGCTCTGATGAACAACTTAAGCCTGAACTGATATGATATCTAAGAACATATCTTCTCTGCATGGAATTGTGAGGCCACCCATCGGATGAACATATCCGAATTCTTCTTCTACTTTACTCAGCAAGTCTTGAAAAGAAGGTTGGCTCAAGTATGCTATTGGAATCACAAAcctcttcatgttttctcccacaTACTCTGCAAGATACCCTTTTGGGACTTCTCCACTCTTTGAGGTTACTTGTGTAGATTTTCTGATACCAAGTAAATGGAAGCCCATGATTTCTTCTTGGAATGATCTCAAATTACTTGTAGAAGAAGCAAGCTTTTTAATTCAGATGTTTAAGTTTGTGTTTGAGAACACAGAGTTGAGTGTATATATATAGAATCTGAGGTACTTGTGTGGATACTGCTCTTTACGGATTTGAATGGTTAATCAGTTACTTGATGATGGGGTCTGCCGGTTTAGTGAAGAACATGCTCATGAGCCATCACAAGGTGTTGTAGAAGATTTGCTAACAAGATCACTTCTTGAAAATGAAATAGATTTGCACAGCTAAGAACTTAGTTATTATTTAACCAATGCAATGCCTTGCTTCATAAGTTCAAGACATGATCAAGACATGTAACATTTTCTATAATATTTATATGCTAACTGACAGCTAAAAGTACTATATCTTGAAATTTTGAACCTGATATACAATCCATTAATTTGGTTTGTAGCTTTTGGATAATTTCATAGAGAAAGAGAAATAATTGTAGTTTTTGGAGGCAAGAAGGGACAACCCTATTGATGGTTGTCTACCAATCAAAATCAAAGGTGTTATTTGTCACAACTCACAACAGCTTGCATGACAAGTCTTGTGAAGAGTACAGAAAGTACTTCTGAATGTAGTCTCCATCTACATCCTCACATTTTTTTAATCTTCAAAAACATAATTAAGCATATAATTTAATTGGGAATTGAGACATTGCAGCAAGATAAACTCAGCTACTAAcatatccctttttttttttttttaagttccaCTTTGATTTCTCTGCTGGGAACCATAGAAGAAAATGAGTTTGATCACTTTTATGAGTTGTACTTGTTTTAAAACGTACCACATACTTGATTCTCAAATTAATCTGTTCATTTTGCTTGTAATAAACCTTAAACAAATCATCAACTCTTCTCAAATCTTATCACAATTTAATCCAAATAGCAAATGAGTACTTTATTTGATAAAGCTAGTCATCAGAGAAACATAGCAAAAAGAGAGACACTATGCTAGATAAGGATTCACATATCAACTGATGATGTTTATTTCATAGATATAAAAAAATGTTTATAATATTTCTGGAACAACTCAGTGCTCCTATACAAAATTACATAGAGCTGATGGTGCATTTTCAGCATTTTTATCAACTCAAATTCTCACAATCAACTCTATCCATTATGGGATTTTGTGTGGTCATCAATTGGATAAAGCATGAAGTTATATCCAAAATGCATGGTCTCCATTTCAGTAAGATTCAACAGCAAAATGGATTGCAATCTTTGGTCCTAGTCCATCTGAAATGGCAGCAAAGATCATAGCCAGATCAATGTGCTCTCAAGCTGCTGTGATCTGCTACTAACTACCACTTGATTCAAGTCGCTTTTGCATTTTTGGTGTTGCATGCTTTTGGCATATCAGTGGAAAGAAAAGCACGTGAAATGAATGATGAACCTGCTTGCTTTCTAACTTTTTAACTGAGAAGTCACACTGCAAAAGATGTCTTCACTGCAAGGAATTGTTAGACCTCCCATTGAGTGATTAAATCCGAATTCTTCCTCGGCTTCACTTAGCAATTGTTGAAAAGCAGGTTCATGCAAGTATGATATAGGAACCATATATCTCTTCTTTTGCTCCTCTTCTCCAACATACACTGCAAGATACCCTTTTTGCACATTTCCAGACACTTTTTTGCCACCTGAAAGAGACCGGCTGAGGACACGTTTAGCATGGATCACCGAAGAAGGCAAACGAATAGCCATAGTTTTCTGAAAATGtggatttttttccttttttggaaGAAAGTACTTGTTGATGGATAATGTTGTGAAAACTTGATGAAAGATTCTGAAATGTTGCATGTGTATATATAGAGATAGATTTACTCAGCAAGATTTAGAGATAAGCAACGACATGAAATTTGGTGAGACAATAACATTTTGATGAATCACATGGTTCTGTCGTTCAAAGCACTGTCAAGATAACAATTATGATTGAAACTAGAAGTATAAATTGGTACATGTACCCAACAATTTTAGTTAAAGATGGACTACTTGGCATTCTCATGTTCTAAAAATCTTAGTACAATAATTTTTGGATGTAGGAACTTTCCTCTAGACATGGTGTACAGAAACTATATTTTGGACCAAGGATATAATAAGATTTTAATTACATGATTTTCCTtttgttttgctttcttttttcccTAAGCAATTATGGTTGGCATTATAGATAGATTTGGCATTATTAAAGCATACCAAACTACTTGATTATAAAAGAGGATATGGTGGATATACATGAAGAACCTTAGTGATATGTTTTGAGCCTGTTATAGCATAACAAGTAGGCCATGGCTTTATTTGCATTATATTGGCCTCAGTCTCTAGAAGTCTTTTTCTGAAGATAAGACTATGTTGGCAAGAAACCTCATTGAAGACAAGACAATACCATGTGATCTCATTTGCCATTGTCTCTCCCTAGACCCCATCAAATAGTACATTAACCATTCATTTCTGAAGAGAACTACCTCCACATAACATGTATCTGTTATATCTATATATACTCACCAATCACTATGCCATTCTCAAGCAACACAAATTAATAGCAACAATCATTCTTCTTTACACACTTTGAGATCATTTTTATGGTTGTTTGTGTTAAGCAACATAAAACAATGGGCTTTCACTTACCAGCTATTAGAAGAGCATCATCTGCTGTTAGCCAAGAATCTTCCAAAGCTGTGGAACTTCCGAAAGGCTATTTCGCAGTCTATGTTGGAGACAAAATGAAGCGGTTTGTGATTCCaatttcatatttaaatcaaccTTTGTTTCAAGAGTTACTAAGCCAAGCAGAAGAAGAATTTGGATATGATCATCCAATGGGAGGTCTCACTATTCCTTGCAAAGAGGATGCTTTCATGGACCTCATCACTTCTCGCTTGAAGGGATTATAAGTAATATTAAAGCAAACTCACATAGACTAGTTGAGAGACACTTTTGTACAGAAGGTACTTAGAAatttctttttatccttcttttgtATTGGAAACTACCATCTCAGTGAGATGTGAAAGatgtaaatattaaaaatttctccCTCACAATTTCAATGGATTGATACATTTTATCAACAAATATTTTTAGATTGCTATTGTTTTGTAAGTTCCATATGTTCTTCACATGTTTTTTTTTAGCTGCCACTGTTGCAAGAAAATAGTGTGTATTAACTAACAATTGAAATTGGAGCTGAATTTTGAGAGATATTAGCTGCCTGGCCTTAATGTTTTCTGtaataactcaaaaaaaaaaattttgtgggccactcttctttttctttttttccctaaCCCTAATCACACACAAACATTCTCTCTCAACCTTCAATCCCTCCCTAGCGGTCACCCTCCCTAAACCCCCCTTCCTCACTCACACACGGACACAAACTCACAACACACACAAGTCACATGaacaaagaagagaagaatggagggAGAGCTGTGCTGCGAGGGAGAAGAGAGAATCGCCGCTACGTGTCCTGCTGCTGCCCTCCCCACCGAGCCGCCGACCCCGCCACACCTCGCTGCCAGTTGCCACCATCATCAACAACGacggaggagagagaaagaggcgAACACGAGGAGAGAGAGGGAAGCCTTTGTGTTGTTGTCGTCATGCTGGAGGGCTGGCTGTCGGGGGAGCTGCTGCGACGAGCTCACCGCCGGCTAAGGCCCATCGCCGTCCGTGGAGAGTCGTCGCCGTCTGGGTCGCTGCCGGAGGAAGAGAGCTTGCACAAGGGGTTGCTGGAGTGGCTCGCCGCTGCCGCAAGCGCCACCGCACCTCTGGCCGCCAGGAAGTAACATTGAGGTCTCCGTTCTTCTGCCGTCGCCACTGCCGAGGTTTCTGGTTAATGGGTATGGCGCTGTTGTTGCCGGAACCACCACCAGTGCTGCCGCTACTTGTTTCCCTTAAGTCCAAGTCGTTGTGGTTGCGGAGAAAGTGGGTTGGAGCTGAGAGGAAAGGTTCCGTTGACGCGTTTGGATTATAGTTTCAACAATCGAGAACTATTACCAGCTCCATCTTGTTGCTACTTCAGTCCAAATTCTACGCTCATTCGTTCCATTCCACTTCAATCCTCCTTACCTTGAATTTGGCACTCTGAGTTTGGTATCTTCGGTCCCAAGGGACCACGTTGTGAGTAGGTCTTACATTTATAATTATTTGACTgtgcatctataattattttgata contains the following coding sequences:
- the LOC107628801 gene encoding auxin-responsive protein SAUR21-like, translating into MQHFRIFHQVFTTLSINKYFLPKKEKNPHFQKTMAIRLPSSVIHAKRVLSRSLSGGKKVSGNVQKGYLAVYVGEEEQKKRYMVPISYLHEPAFQQLLSEAEEEFGFNHSMGGLTIPCSEDIFCSVTSQLKS